A genomic segment from Candidatus Methylomirabilota bacterium encodes:
- a CDS encoding glycosyltransferase family 2 protein: MSAISPPSASPLDLSIVVPVFNEEENLPLLWPEIREVLDPTGIRFEVVFVDDGSRDRSAEIVRGLREQDPRVRLIRLKTNAGETAATDAGFKSVRGRWVVVMDADLQNDPHDIPGMLAHLDRWDAVTGWRVNRGDGDSWIRRVSSRVANRIRNAVSDETIQDSGCTFRAFRRECLRDLVLYKGFHRFIPTLLKMRGFRVLEVPVNHRPRRFGQSKYGIGNRAWSAFKDLLVVRWMKDRLLRYEIAEDLGGEGRIRE; the protein is encoded by the coding sequence GTGAGCGCGATCTCCCCGCCGTCCGCGAGTCCACTCGACCTCTCCATCGTCGTGCCCGTGTTCAACGAGGAGGAGAACCTCCCCCTCCTCTGGCCCGAGATCCGCGAGGTCCTCGATCCCACGGGCATCCGATTCGAGGTCGTCTTCGTGGACGACGGCAGCCGCGACCGGAGCGCCGAGATCGTTCGGGGACTTCGTGAGCAGGATCCGAGAGTGCGGCTCATCCGCCTCAAGACCAATGCGGGCGAGACGGCCGCCACGGATGCCGGCTTCAAATCGGTGCGCGGGCGCTGGGTGGTCGTCATGGACGCCGACCTCCAGAACGATCCGCACGACATCCCGGGGATGCTCGCCCACCTCGACCGGTGGGACGCGGTCACGGGCTGGCGCGTGAATCGCGGCGACGGTGACTCCTGGATACGCCGTGTGTCTTCCCGGGTGGCCAATCGGATCCGCAACGCCGTGAGCGACGAGACCATCCAGGACAGCGGCTGCACCTTTCGCGCCTTCCGGCGCGAGTGCCTGCGCGATCTCGTCCTCTACAAAGGGTTTCATCGCTTCATCCCCACCCTGCTCAAGATGCGGGGCTTCCGCGTCCTCGAGGTGCCCGTCAATCATCGCCCGCGTCGCTTCGGGCAATCGAAGTACGGCATCGGCAATCGCGCGTGGAGCGCCTTCAAGGATCTCCTCGTGGTGCGGTGGATGAAAGACCGTCTCCTGCGCTACGAGATCGCCGAAGACCTGGGCGGCGAGGGAAGGATCCGGGAGTGA